One genomic window of Corynebacterium sp. sy039 includes the following:
- the pepN gene encoding aminopeptidase N, with the protein MNHRSTNLTRSDAQQRKELLEVAHYDFTIDLTHDSHTFPSHTTVTFTTKKPGSTFIDLIAREIHQATLDGKDITPTEYDSHQGLTLADLEPGQHTLTIHALCEYSRTGQGLHRFVDPADDETYFYTQFETADAKRVFACFDQPDLKATYDIHVIAPQDYHIITNARQRVEKHEQADKALFHSRIDYPLSTYLVALCAGHYHSVQDTWTGTLTHHQQTPADQPHKLSIDLGLYCRKSLAQHLDAEVIFQETKQGFDFYHANFGIAYPFDKYDQLFVPEFNAGAMENAGAVTFRDEYVFADKVTRYRYERRCETILHEMAHMWFGDLVTMSWWDDLWLNESFATWGSVIAQAENTQYDTAWVTFANTEKSWAYKQDQLPSTHPISTDARDIETVEQNFDGITYAKGASVLKQLQAYVGRDAFFAGVRQHFATHAFGNATFDDLLNALEQASGRDLSDWAQQWLKTTGINTLAPVFDTDNGTYTSFAITQSGAYPGAGELRTHRTAVGLYSLIDDHLVRTQRIEVDITGERVEIPELVGSAVADVMLVNDDDLAYCFMHLDENSLHTIIEHMDKFVNPMPRTLCWSAAWQMTRNAQMKARDFIRLVANHAQKETEISVLELLLGQAHTALELYADPQWAQEQGRAYFAAALVEGLRNAQPGSDEQLAFIQHLAKAHLNDDAVTIFRDILAGSSALAGISIDNSLRWWALTALIAHGCYSPEQAEQEIAALRAADNTSAGHVAALRAAAAINTTENKQTVFAQLTAIPNPLSNLELRHTIEGFAFSGSTPYLEQFNEQFFELATSIWHNLQPDVALSIVSGIYPRWDISSAGIARAQAFLAADIPGGLHRVIAEAKDDQERALRNQLFDAEPKH; encoded by the coding sequence ATGAATCATCGCTCCACAAATCTCACGCGCTCCGACGCACAACAACGCAAAGAACTACTTGAGGTGGCACATTACGACTTCACCATTGACCTCACCCACGACAGCCACACCTTTCCCTCACACACGACAGTAACATTCACCACAAAAAAGCCTGGCAGTACCTTTATTGATCTCATTGCCCGCGAAATCCACCAAGCCACACTTGATGGAAAAGACATCACCCCCACCGAGTACGACTCTCACCAAGGTCTCACCCTAGCTGACCTTGAACCTGGCCAGCACACCCTCACCATTCATGCCCTCTGCGAGTATTCTCGCACTGGGCAGGGCTTACATCGCTTTGTTGATCCTGCCGATGATGAAACATACTTCTACACCCAATTCGAGACAGCAGACGCAAAGCGAGTCTTTGCCTGCTTTGACCAGCCAGATCTTAAAGCCACCTACGACATTCATGTCATTGCGCCGCAGGATTACCACATCATCACCAACGCACGACAACGCGTCGAAAAGCATGAACAGGCAGATAAAGCACTATTCCATTCCCGCATTGACTATCCGCTTTCCACCTATCTCGTTGCGCTATGCGCAGGTCACTACCATAGCGTGCAGGATACCTGGACTGGAACTTTGACCCACCACCAGCAAACTCCAGCGGATCAACCACATAAGCTCAGCATTGACCTTGGGCTTTATTGTCGTAAATCTCTTGCACAGCATCTCGACGCCGAGGTGATTTTCCAAGAAACAAAGCAAGGTTTCGACTTCTACCACGCCAATTTTGGTATCGCCTATCCCTTTGACAAATACGACCAACTCTTCGTTCCGGAATTCAACGCAGGCGCAATGGAAAATGCGGGTGCCGTTACCTTCCGCGACGAGTACGTTTTCGCTGATAAAGTAACACGGTATCGTTATGAGCGCCGTTGCGAAACCATTTTGCATGAAATGGCACATATGTGGTTTGGGGATCTGGTCACAATGTCATGGTGGGATGATCTCTGGCTCAACGAGTCCTTCGCTACCTGGGGTTCTGTTATTGCTCAAGCAGAAAATACCCAATACGACACAGCATGGGTGACCTTTGCCAATACCGAAAAATCCTGGGCATATAAACAAGACCAACTCCCCTCCACCCACCCCATCTCTACCGATGCGCGCGACATCGAAACCGTGGAGCAAAACTTCGACGGCATCACCTACGCAAAGGGGGCAAGCGTGCTCAAACAATTGCAAGCCTACGTTGGTCGTGACGCATTTTTCGCAGGAGTGCGCCAACACTTCGCCACTCACGCTTTTGGCAACGCCACATTCGACGACCTTCTCAACGCCCTCGAACAAGCCTCTGGGCGCGACCTGTCCGACTGGGCACAGCAATGGCTCAAAACCACTGGTATCAATACCCTTGCCCCTGTCTTTGACACAGACAATGGCACATACACGAGCTTTGCCATTACCCAAAGCGGCGCTTATCCTGGCGCTGGTGAGTTACGCACCCATCGCACAGCTGTAGGCCTGTATTCGCTTATCGACGATCACCTAGTTCGCACCCAGCGCATTGAGGTAGATATTACGGGTGAGCGCGTGGAAATACCTGAATTGGTTGGTAGTGCGGTTGCTGATGTTATGCTCGTCAACGACGATGATCTTGCCTATTGTTTCATGCACCTAGATGAAAACTCATTGCACACAATCATTGAGCATATGGATAAGTTCGTCAACCCTATGCCACGCACCTTATGCTGGTCAGCTGCCTGGCAGATGACGCGCAATGCACAGATGAAAGCACGGGACTTCATTCGCTTAGTTGCCAACCATGCCCAAAAAGAAACAGAAATCTCAGTCCTAGAACTACTGCTAGGACAAGCACATACCGCCTTGGAATTGTACGCCGATCCACAGTGGGCGCAGGAACAAGGACGCGCGTATTTCGCAGCAGCTCTCGTCGAGGGGCTACGCAATGCTCAGCCTGGTTCTGATGAACAACTCGCTTTTATCCAGCACCTTGCCAAAGCACACCTCAACGACGATGCGGTAACAATTTTCCGTGATATTCTTGCCGGTTCCAGCGCACTAGCCGGAATCAGCATTGATAATTCCTTGCGCTGGTGGGCATTGACCGCTTTAATAGCGCACGGTTGCTATAGTCCCGAGCAGGCTGAACAAGAAATTGCCGCACTTCGCGCTGCGGATAATACCTCTGCAGGTCATGTAGCTGCTTTGCGAGCAGCAGCAGCGATCAATACCACAGAGAATAAACAAACAGTGTTTGCCCAGCTCACTGCGATTCCTAATCCACTGAGTAACTTAGAATTGCGGCACACAATAGAAGGTTTTGCTTTTAGCGGTAGCACACCTTATCTGGAACAATTCAATGAACAATTCTTTGAGTTAGCTACCTCAATCTGGCATAACCTCCAGCCCGACGTGGCTTTATCCATTGTCAGTGGTATTTATCCGCGCTGGGATATCAGCTCGGCTGGCATTGCGCGCGCTCAAGCCTTTTTAGCAGCCGATATTCCAGGTGGACTACATCGCGTTATTGCCGAGGCAAAAGATGATCAAGAACGCGCCTTACGCAATCAGCTTTTCGACGCAGAGCCTAAGCATTAG
- a CDS encoding cystathionine gamma-synthase, with product MASDATQGFSTASIHAGYEPDSLYGSINTPIYASTTFAQNGLNELRGGFEYTRCGNPTIAALEKTVAALEQASYGRAFSSGMAAIDLVLRAILRPGDHLIFGHDAYGGTFRLVDTTFREWGITYTVVDTTKVEDVAAAIQDTTKLVWLETPSNPTLAVSDIAAIAGAIADYGITLAVDNTFASPYLQNPLLLGADIVIHSTTKYLGGHSDVVGGVVVTNDATLDEQLAFLQGGVGPIPSVFDAYLTARGIKTLALRMERHCDNAEAVAQLLHSSDKVARVFYPGLSDDPGHEVATKQMKRFGGMVSVLFHTEQAARTFCLSTKLICLAESLGGVESLLEHPATMTHQSVTGSSLEVPRELVRISLGIEDTEDLLADVTQALEQL from the coding sequence ATGGCTTCCGACGCAACCCAAGGCTTTAGCACTGCAAGTATTCATGCAGGATATGAACCAGATTCGCTCTATGGCTCAATCAATACACCAATTTATGCGTCGACCACATTTGCACAAAATGGTCTGAATGAATTGCGCGGTGGTTTTGAGTACACTCGCTGCGGTAATCCCACTATTGCTGCTTTAGAAAAAACAGTTGCAGCCTTGGAACAAGCCAGCTACGGGCGTGCTTTTTCTTCCGGAATGGCAGCGATCGACCTTGTGTTACGCGCTATATTGCGCCCAGGCGATCACCTTATCTTTGGGCATGACGCCTACGGTGGTACTTTTCGCCTGGTAGATACCACATTCCGTGAGTGGGGAATTACCTATACTGTGGTCGACACCACCAAAGTGGAAGATGTTGCCGCAGCAATTCAAGACACGACAAAGCTCGTCTGGTTAGAAACTCCATCAAATCCTACCTTGGCAGTCAGTGATATAGCAGCTATTGCGGGTGCTATTGCCGATTATGGCATTACCCTCGCCGTGGACAACACCTTTGCCTCGCCATATTTGCAGAACCCCTTGCTCCTTGGTGCTGATATTGTCATTCATTCCACTACCAAATACCTTGGTGGACATTCTGATGTGGTCGGCGGTGTTGTGGTGACCAATGACGCTACCCTCGACGAACAACTTGCGTTCCTCCAAGGTGGCGTAGGGCCAATTCCTAGCGTTTTTGATGCGTATCTGACTGCGCGCGGAATAAAAACATTGGCGCTGCGCATGGAGCGTCATTGCGATAATGCTGAGGCAGTGGCGCAATTATTGCACAGCAGTGACAAAGTGGCGCGCGTGTTTTATCCAGGTCTTAGTGATGATCCTGGGCATGAGGTTGCAACAAAGCAGATGAAACGCTTTGGTGGCATGGTGTCGGTACTCTTTCATACTGAGCAGGCAGCACGCACATTTTGTCTATCGACCAAGCTGATTTGTTTGGCTGAGTCTTTGGGCGGGGTGGAATCTTTGCTTGAGCACCCCGCAACTATGACGCACCAATCTGTGACTGGCTCTAGCCTAGAGGTACCTCGTGAATTGGTGCGTATTTCTTTGGGCATTGAAGACACCGAAGATTTGCTTGCCGACGTCACCCAAGCCCTTGAACAGCTCTAA
- a CDS encoding mechanosensitive ion channel family protein, producing the protein MNQLSLSSWWHTWWESEKAQEWLVDKPISIVLTLLTALVLHWVLGKLINKTAQININKKPARVALSLFERTGSDSAGHALSATQEQRRQSRIRTLAAVGRSAAVIFVWAWACLSILDTLGINVTPLIASAGVVGVALGFGAQSLVKDFLSGIFMLIEDQYGVGDTIDVGEITGTVENVTLRLTTLRDVNGTQWFVRNGEILRVGNFSQEYAVALINTPVSLEADPQAAIETVKRAVAACATQPEIDKVLLAEPVVDGISSVNVDHVLIRTRVTTLPDQQWFVERELTAAIIKEMKQDGIAYPRRMFRSIEPD; encoded by the coding sequence ATGAATCAATTATCACTATCATCGTGGTGGCATACCTGGTGGGAATCAGAAAAAGCACAAGAATGGCTGGTCGATAAGCCAATCAGCATTGTGCTCACCCTCCTTACTGCCCTCGTACTGCATTGGGTTCTTGGCAAGCTGATCAATAAGACAGCACAGATCAACATCAATAAAAAGCCTGCCCGGGTGGCTTTATCTTTATTCGAGCGCACAGGATCAGACTCTGCTGGTCACGCATTATCGGCTACTCAAGAGCAACGGCGACAATCGCGTATTCGCACCCTCGCTGCGGTGGGTCGCTCTGCTGCGGTGATTTTCGTATGGGCGTGGGCGTGCCTTTCTATTTTGGACACTCTTGGTATCAACGTAACGCCACTTATTGCCTCTGCTGGTGTCGTTGGTGTAGCTCTTGGTTTTGGCGCACAATCGCTGGTCAAGGATTTCCTTTCGGGTATTTTCATGCTCATCGAGGATCAATATGGTGTTGGTGACACTATCGACGTCGGCGAAATCACCGGAACTGTAGAAAATGTCACCCTGCGGCTGACCACTTTGCGCGATGTCAATGGCACCCAGTGGTTTGTGCGTAATGGCGAAATACTGCGCGTGGGCAATTTCTCCCAGGAATATGCGGTGGCGTTGATCAATACACCTGTGAGTTTGGAAGCAGACCCTCAGGCCGCTATTGAGACTGTCAAACGTGCAGTTGCAGCGTGTGCCACACAGCCAGAAATCGACAAAGTCCTCTTAGCTGAACCAGTCGTAGATGGAATTAGCAGTGTGAATGTTGACCACGTTTTGATTAGAACAAGGGTGACCACCCTTCCGGATCAGCAGTGGTTTGTCGAACGCGAACTTACAGCAGCTATCATTAAAGAGATGAAACAAGACGGAATTGCTTATCCGCGTCGAATGTTCCGATCTATTGAACCAGATTAG
- a CDS encoding globin, whose translation MPTPEPVPLPLSEHYKHNPHQTFYEAVGGEDTFRAIVHNFYQQMRSDDLIGPMYPHDDWEGAEDRLRWFLAQYWGGPQTFSQERGHPRLRMRHAHFSIGEQEAKRWLELMDNAIATIDEDTLSPVHRAAMREHMTRVAHMLINRH comes from the coding sequence ATGCCTACCCCTGAGCCTGTGCCCTTGCCGTTGAGCGAACACTACAAGCACAACCCTCACCAAACTTTTTATGAAGCAGTAGGGGGCGAAGACACTTTCCGCGCCATAGTGCATAACTTTTATCAGCAGATGCGCAGCGACGATCTTATCGGCCCGATGTATCCACATGATGACTGGGAAGGTGCCGAGGATCGACTCCGCTGGTTCCTTGCCCAGTATTGGGGCGGGCCACAAACATTTAGCCAAGAACGTGGGCACCCTCGCCTACGAATGCGGCACGCGCATTTTAGTATCGGTGAGCAAGAGGCCAAACGCTGGCTAGAGCTGATGGATAATGCGATTGCCACGATTGACGAGGATACACTCTCGCCTGTTCATCGTGCTGCCATGCGCGAGCATATGACCAGGGTTGCACATATGCTTATCAATCGGCATTGA
- a CDS encoding thioesterase family protein, which produces MTSEKRVHTTKIACRWSDFDRFGHITNSAYIELAQEARTVMALEELTGADKQIPAVFVRKIEVDYMRPIMPDTQAATVDTYVSDIGSTSFTTTQHIKDAAGNICAEVKAVQVAIDLTTTTPRKITEAEKELLQKFSAGAA; this is translated from the coding sequence ATGACATCAGAAAAACGAGTACACACCACAAAAATTGCTTGTCGATGGTCAGATTTTGACCGCTTTGGTCATATCACAAACTCTGCGTATATTGAATTAGCTCAAGAAGCACGAACTGTCATGGCGCTGGAAGAACTTACTGGGGCAGATAAGCAAATACCAGCTGTATTTGTGCGCAAAATAGAGGTCGATTATATGCGTCCCATTATGCCGGATACACAAGCAGCGACGGTAGACACCTATGTCAGTGATATTGGCTCTACGTCTTTTACCACAACACAGCATATTAAAGACGCAGCAGGAAATATCTGTGCTGAAGTAAAAGCAGTGCAAGTAGCTATTGACCTTACTACCACCACACCGCGTAAAATAACTGAAGCAGAAAAAGAACTCCTCCAAAAGTTTAGTGCTGGAGCAGCTTAA
- the ettA gene encoding energy-dependent translational throttle protein EttA, translated as MGEFIYTMKNVRKAIGDKVILDNVTMAFYPGAKIGVVGPNGAGKSSILKIMAGLDQPSNGEAFLDPGATVGILLQEPPLNEEKTVRQNVEEGLGEIFQIRQRYEEIAEEMATNYTDELMEEMTALQDKIDAADAWELDSKIEQAMEALRCPPSDQPVTHLSGGERRRVALAKLLLSEPDLLLLDEPTNHLDAESVLWLEKHLQDYKGAVLAVTHDRYFLDHVAGWICEVDRGKLYPYEGNYSTYLETKAQRLEVAGKKDQKLQRRLKEELAWVRSGAKARQAKNKARLQRYEEMAAEAEQYKKLDFEEIQIPTPPRLGNQVVEVEHLDKGFDGRVLIKDLSFTLPRNGIVGVIGPNGVGKSTLFKTIVGLEQPDSGEVKVGQTVQLSYVDQNRENIDPEKTVWEVVSDGLDYIHVGQNEMPSRAYLSAFGFKGPDQQKPSKVLSGGERNRLNLALTLKQGGNLILLDEPTNDLDVETLGSLENALEKFPGCAVVISHDRWFLDRTCTHILAWEGNVAEGQWFWFEGNFEDYEKNKVERLGAEAARPSRVTHRKLTR; from the coding sequence GTGGGCGAATTCATCTATACGATGAAAAACGTACGCAAAGCTATTGGCGATAAAGTTATCCTCGATAACGTCACCATGGCTTTCTACCCAGGAGCTAAGATCGGTGTTGTTGGTCCTAATGGTGCCGGAAAATCCTCTATTCTCAAAATTATGGCTGGTCTAGATCAGCCATCCAATGGAGAGGCTTTCTTAGACCCAGGAGCAACTGTCGGAATCCTCTTGCAGGAGCCACCGCTGAATGAAGAAAAAACAGTGCGTCAAAACGTGGAGGAAGGCCTAGGGGAAATCTTCCAAATCCGGCAGCGTTATGAGGAAATCGCCGAGGAAATGGCGACGAACTACACCGATGAGCTGATGGAAGAAATGACCGCGCTGCAGGATAAGATCGATGCAGCAGATGCCTGGGAACTTGACTCAAAAATTGAACAAGCAATGGAAGCATTGCGTTGTCCCCCCTCTGACCAACCAGTTACCCATCTTTCTGGTGGTGAGCGTCGTCGTGTCGCGTTGGCAAAACTCTTGCTATCTGAACCAGATCTTTTGCTACTCGACGAGCCGACCAACCATCTTGATGCAGAGAGCGTGTTGTGGCTAGAAAAGCACTTGCAAGACTATAAGGGCGCTGTTCTTGCCGTGACACACGATCGCTATTTCCTCGATCACGTCGCCGGATGGATTTGTGAGGTCGACCGCGGAAAGCTTTACCCATATGAAGGCAACTACTCCACCTACCTGGAAACAAAGGCGCAGCGTCTTGAAGTTGCAGGTAAGAAAGACCAGAAGTTGCAGCGTCGTCTGAAAGAAGAATTGGCATGGGTGCGTTCTGGTGCCAAAGCCCGCCAAGCTAAAAACAAAGCTCGCTTGCAGCGCTATGAAGAAATGGCAGCAGAGGCTGAGCAGTATAAGAAATTGGATTTCGAGGAAATTCAGATTCCAACACCACCGCGTTTGGGTAATCAAGTAGTTGAAGTAGAACACTTAGACAAAGGGTTTGATGGGCGTGTGCTCATTAAAGACCTTTCGTTCACGTTGCCTCGCAATGGCATTGTGGGTGTGATTGGTCCTAATGGTGTGGGTAAGTCCACCTTGTTCAAGACCATTGTTGGTTTAGAGCAGCCAGATTCAGGTGAAGTAAAAGTTGGGCAGACTGTGCAACTGAGCTATGTTGACCAGAATCGTGAGAATATCGACCCAGAAAAAACAGTATGGGAAGTAGTCTCTGACGGTTTGGATTATATCCACGTTGGTCAAAATGAGATGCCTTCTCGAGCTTATTTGTCTGCTTTTGGGTTTAAGGGTCCAGATCAGCAGAAGCCATCTAAGGTACTTTCTGGTGGTGAGCGTAACCGACTTAACCTCGCATTGACTCTCAAGCAGGGTGGTAATTTGATTTTGCTCGATGAGCCAACAAACGACCTTGATGTGGAAACTTTGGGTTCTCTAGAAAATGCGTTGGAGAAATTCCCTGGTTGTGCAGTGGTGATTTCTCACGATAGATGGTTCTTGGATCGCACCTGTACCCATATCCTTGCTTGGGAGGGGAATGTTGCAGAAGGTCAGTGGTTCTGGTTCGAGGGCAACTTCGAGGACTATGAAAAGAACAAAGTTGAGCGTCTTGGTGCTGAAGCAGCACGACCATCTCGTGTGACACACCGTAAGCTCACACGTTAA
- a CDS encoding single-stranded DNA-binding protein, whose amino-acid sequence MHIMTTLVGHLTETPTLIKTKNSHLCKLRLASSRRVRRSHMHENVIANSDTEWVDTDTLFIDVECWGQLALNAKQSLIKGRPVLVHGYIFTQSWIDKETQQSRSKAVMRAHYIGLELSRYVVGSRKSLAGETTYSSYDELPVPHSSELPEIDIDYSSQEDNVRIGV is encoded by the coding sequence ATGCATATTATGACAACTCTCGTCGGACACCTCACTGAGACGCCTACCTTGATCAAAACGAAGAACAGTCATCTGTGTAAGCTGCGTCTTGCATCTTCACGGCGGGTACGGCGTTCTCATATGCACGAGAATGTGATTGCCAATTCCGATACAGAATGGGTCGATACTGACACCCTATTTATCGACGTAGAATGCTGGGGTCAGCTTGCTCTTAACGCGAAACAATCTTTGATAAAAGGTCGCCCAGTGCTTGTGCACGGTTATATTTTTACGCAATCGTGGATAGATAAAGAAACTCAACAAAGTCGCTCTAAAGCAGTTATGCGGGCGCATTATATTGGTTTGGAGTTAAGTCGCTATGTTGTTGGTTCGCGCAAATCCCTTGCCGGGGAGACGACATACTCTTCATATGATGAGCTACCTGTTCCACACAGCTCTGAGCTGCCAGAAATAGATATTGACTATAGTAGTCAAGAAGATAATGTGCGCATTGGTGTGTGA
- a CDS encoding cytochrome c oxidase assembly protein, with protein sequence MSDSSTSVRSAKPVYLIFIVIAGVVAATLGWVFLGESLAELGIPDPGILTTMGYPFLRAVAWTLVSLSVGSFLASAFFIMPIDSRLSVDGLISTRTGAAAALLYACVALLMIPMTLSDTSGQPFFQSLELSAWGDALELIAAAKAWLVSSIIAFVVGVIAVFSRKWSAQPLLLVGAFAIVLPLGLEGHSASGGNHDYGTNSLLWHLFFALLWVGGLLGLIAHARRLGPGLSIAVRRFSMLAFVSMLAMIASGVINAAVRMRLEDLFTTSYGQAIVAKIILTLLLAFFGLIHRKKTIPQLDDRPKLFVRIAIAEVFIMAATIGVAVSLGRTPPPPPLYTSLSKMMLEMGYEVTKAPTFWNIWSVWRFDIMFSTFGIIITLAYLWGLWKLKKQGKTWKWQRTFWFLLGSVGLSTVMSSGIGLYMPAMFSMHMVAHMVISMVIPVFLVLGAPLSLALEVTKKNPPEQPGLHEWIEAFCQSRILKFIMHPAFNTIQFITIFYLLYITPWYDLMVSEHAGHLLMNWVFLLSGYVYYWEMIGLDPKPRKNKVIIRIMWLLFSMPFHLYFGVYLMQLSLILAKDFYSELDLPFPVDLMHDQNVGGGIAWASGAFPLLVVFGALFIEWLQEDRKAEKEYEQRAAQDDDDELAQYNELLAQMNQRNRR encoded by the coding sequence ATGTCTGATTCTTCCACTTCGGTGCGTTCTGCAAAACCTGTGTATCTGATTTTCATAGTGATAGCTGGTGTTGTAGCAGCAACGCTCGGCTGGGTTTTTCTTGGTGAATCTTTGGCAGAGTTGGGTATCCCTGATCCTGGTATTTTGACGACAATGGGTTATCCGTTTTTGCGAGCAGTAGCCTGGACTTTGGTGTCGCTTAGCGTGGGTAGTTTTTTGGCTTCGGCGTTTTTTATTATGCCGATAGATTCTCGGCTGAGCGTCGACGGGCTTATTTCCACTCGAACTGGTGCTGCTGCTGCTTTGCTCTACGCCTGTGTAGCCTTGCTGATGATTCCGATGACTCTTTCTGATACGTCGGGTCAACCTTTTTTTCAGTCCCTTGAGTTGTCGGCATGGGGTGATGCTTTGGAACTTATTGCGGCTGCTAAAGCGTGGTTGGTGTCGTCGATAATTGCTTTTGTGGTGGGGGTTATTGCGGTTTTTAGTCGTAAATGGTCAGCGCAGCCATTGCTGCTGGTGGGGGCGTTTGCGATTGTGCTGCCTTTGGGGTTGGAAGGGCACTCTGCGTCGGGCGGCAATCATGATTATGGTACGAATTCATTATTGTGGCACCTTTTCTTTGCATTGCTATGGGTGGGGGGTCTTTTAGGTTTGATAGCGCATGCACGCAGGTTGGGGCCAGGATTGAGCATTGCGGTACGACGCTTCTCCATGCTCGCCTTTGTTAGTATGCTCGCCATGATCGCATCAGGTGTGATTAATGCGGCGGTTCGTATGCGACTCGAGGATCTTTTTACCACAAGCTATGGTCAAGCGATTGTGGCCAAGATTATTTTGACGCTATTACTGGCATTCTTTGGGCTTATTCATCGCAAAAAAACAATCCCTCAGTTGGATGATCGTCCAAAACTTTTTGTGCGTATCGCCATTGCTGAGGTATTTATTATGGCTGCAACCATTGGAGTGGCAGTGTCTTTGGGACGCACTCCGCCACCGCCGCCGCTCTATACTTCGCTGTCAAAAATGATGCTTGAGATGGGGTATGAAGTTACTAAAGCGCCGACTTTCTGGAATATCTGGTCAGTGTGGCGTTTCGACATCATGTTTAGCACTTTTGGCATCATTATCACTCTTGCTTATCTGTGGGGGTTGTGGAAATTAAAGAAGCAAGGAAAAACCTGGAAGTGGCAGCGGACTTTTTGGTTCTTGCTTGGTTCTGTGGGGCTAAGCACTGTGATGAGTTCTGGTATTGGATTGTATATGCCAGCTATGTTCAGTATGCACATGGTCGCTCATATGGTGATTTCTATGGTTATACCAGTGTTTTTGGTTCTGGGGGCGCCACTGAGTCTTGCGCTTGAAGTCACAAAGAAGAATCCACCTGAACAACCTGGGCTGCACGAGTGGATTGAGGCTTTTTGTCAGTCTCGGATTCTGAAGTTCATCATGCATCCAGCGTTTAACACTATCCAGTTCATTACCATTTTCTATTTGCTCTATATCACCCCTTGGTATGACCTTATGGTGTCGGAACACGCTGGGCACTTGCTCATGAACTGGGTTTTTCTCCTTTCTGGCTATGTATATTATTGGGAAATGATTGGGCTTGATCCAAAGCCGCGTAAGAATAAAGTCATCATCAGGATAATGTGGCTGCTGTTTTCCATGCCGTTTCATTTGTACTTTGGCGTGTATCTCATGCAATTGTCGCTCATTCTTGCCAAAGATTTTTATTCCGAGCTTGATCTTCCTTTCCCGGTAGATTTGATGCACGATCAAAATGTTGGTGGTGGTATTGCGTGGGCGTCGGGCGCTTTTCCACTGTTGGTGGTGTTTGGTGCATTATTCATCGAGTGGTTGCAAGAAGATCGTAAGGCGGAAAAAGAGTATGAGCAGCGTGCTGCCCAAGATGATGACGATGAATTGGCTCAGTACAATGAATTGCTTGCGCAAATGAATCAGAGAAATCGGCGTTAA